A stretch of DNA from Oryza brachyantha chromosome 4, ObraRS2, whole genome shotgun sequence:
aaaagattcgtctaactatttcctccataactatataattagttttaatgtttatatatatttaatgctttatttacatgtccaaagattcgatgtgatgtttttaggaaaaaaaatttgggaactaaacaacccctaataCTACTACAATTCTCTACGGCCAGCGGGCCGAGTGGGGGCAGCCGTGCATAGGCCTGGGCGTTCAGTCTTCAGTTCAGTCTCGGTCTTCGCTCTCTGAGAAAATTCGGTCTTTCAGAACTTGGGCCCGATCggtcttgaaaaaaatacaagaccGAGAAATTCGGGCTTGGTCTTGTTCGGTCTAGGTCTCGGTCCCGACCGAAATGCCCGAAATTTCAGTGAAGTTCAAAAATCATAGGAAATTTGGGCATCACCTCCCTAGTTTTTGGGACATATTTTCACAGTGAAAATGACACATTTCATAAGATAAACAAATATCATGCACTACAAATAAGAGGAACTAAGCATAGACTACATAAGTGCATAGTTCCACATTCCACAACCCAATTTATAGTTCGGTCTCGGTCTCACGGGGGCACGCACTATTAGTTCGGTTTAGGGTATTTCGGTTACTCGAGCCCTCTGCCCGAAGACCGGTCCGAATTTTTCGGTCtttcacctcctccacccgAGACCGGGACCAAATTTCTCGGTCTTGGTATTTTCGGTCTCGGTCTTAGTCTATTCGGTTCAGTCTCTCGGTCTCGGTCTCGGTCTTTTTTTGTCCAGGCCTAGCCGTGCAATCGAGGTAGCGACTTCTGGGTGAAGGCTGGGCTTTTGGCAGGTTGGGCCTGCAGCTGGACCAATCAATGTAGTGCCTTCTGGGCTAAGTAGGGTAAGTAGGCCGATAATGACCGTACGCCCAAACTGCCTTCTTGGCTAAATTTGGGGTTGGTTCGGTTTGATGTCGAATTTGgctttatcaattttttgagaaatttcgGCGTGGTCAGTTTTTGGCAATGGTAAATTTCTGTTTAGATTGAAGCCAAAATAGCATAAGATACTATTGAAGTGgccaatttttttctaggCATGCTGAAATTTGGCTCCAATCCAAAATTCCAAATATATACTTAGGTTGTGTCCATCCCGCCgattaaagataaaagattatttgattttgatatatatttaattatataaattatgaaattaaatattataaagttgaaaatctactttagaaatatgatattatgaacttctatatataaacttttgccaaaaatacatcatttaaccGTTCAGGAAATATGCACAGAGCCTAAAGCCTAGAAATAATGTAGTCTTAGTACTATTTAAAACACCAAATATTGGCTAGGCCAATTTAGACGCCAAACAAACCAGCCCTTGGTACGGACTTCTGGCCTAATAGGAGCCCTAAACTAGTTGTGCTAGAGGCTTTCTACTTGTAATACACTGGCTCGAACTTTCGGAAGTACCGAGTAATAaccaaattgtgtatacaagTTTCGAATCACTCGGATGAGTTTTACAGGTTTTACTTGAAACGATCGTTTGAGAACAAGCCCAACGTTCTATTCTTTTCACATTTGTTTAAACTTAGAAGCTAAAAATTACCGATAACattggatgttttttttattatagtttattttttaatatttgcttttagatcgctttaaaccatatataaaagttctattaaaaattatttttcgttgcatatatataactagcaTCGTGGCGCGCGCAGATTGCGCGGCTAGCTTCgttatgaaatttcttataatatcaaatatagattcatattatattataaaatataaatattaaagtggcaatatagttttaaactcGGACTTAActtagatcaaacttttacattcacgttttttttccttgtccaattcagattaaaaaatctaatccTTCCAATAAAATCGACgttcttttttatccaaaaatcatgttttttctccttttttgatccagattataaaaaatgcaatccttccaaaaaaatccacattcttttttatccaaaaaatcatgttttttctcctaaaaaaactCCTTGTCCAATCcagattctaaaaaaaatccactttcttttttatatccaaaaatcacgttattttttatgcaaaatcaagttctttttattctaaaaatcatgttctttttaattaaaaaaatcatgttttccCCTTATCCGATCCAGGTCAAAAAAATCCACGctctttttttatccaaaaaatcacttttttctcctaaaaaacatttttatctcCTTGTCCgatccatattaaaaaaaatccaatccttccaaaaaaatccacattctatttttatccaaaaaaataatgttcttttttctataaaaaatcacgTATGTTTCCTTCTTGTCTGATCCATATTAAAAAGATCCAAtctttcccaaaaaaaattccacgttcaattttatccaaaaaaatcaagttttttttctctaaaaaaactccttctttttttctatgatttatctacaccgttataatcgggatccaccatgatctaacggtttatatttttttctttttctccgatttATCTACACCGTTAGAATCTGGACCCACCGTGATCTAatggttcatatttttttctttttctccgattaacgtggtaatttctagCCATGAGAGCGAACGTGGAGCCTTCTTTTCCTAATACTTtagatatataatagatatatttcgTTGTTTTCCTTAAAAAACCGAACGATCAGCACCCAAGTCTCAGCTCCGAGGCTCCTGTAGCCCCGACGTGCTCGCCATCGAGCATCCGACCGACGCCGTCAACGGCCAGCCGGCGGGGCCATCCAGCCGCTCGTGCTCTTGTTGGGAGCCTTGTCGAGGTCGCGAGCCACCCCCACGCCCCCGGTGACCCATCTCCACCTACACCTGCAGCTGCGCCCGCCTGGTTCGTTGGCGAGCCATGCGCGCGTGTGCAGCTCAGCTGAACAATGTCAATGCGGGGTTCGACCGACGAAATGCGGAGCATTACTCCGCTCCAGTCTTTTATTTCGTGGGACTGGCTGTTTAAACGCTGCAAGTCCAGCTGCATCCAATCCCCTGCATACGTCCGTATCCCTACGGgatttcctttcttttcattaaaaaaaaacgtgtACACGATAAATCAtgcctgcagctgcagcaagGTTCGTTCGTTGGTCGAGGGGGGCAACTTGGCCATAATCCCCAGCTTATATAATGGGGGTAATATTTGGCTTTTAAGaggaaaaactaaacaatatatttgtaaatgaaactgtttttaccgatctaaaagctaagattgaaaataaactatgataaaaaccaaaatcaactcaaaaagGGTATTGTCcggttttttcaaaaaaaattgttcatgaataaaacttttatatatgtgttcttggtGATCGAAAAgcaaagactagaaaataaaatgaggcCACCTATTAGTCAACcgcttaaaaaaaactaaattcatcaatcaaTTTCGTGAGTCGTAGATTGAAATTGACTGTGATAAAtgaaatcaaacaaattaacatgTAGGCAACAAGCACGGATCAAGCAAAtctaatgaataaaaaatcaattgataaattaaaagttttgaaACGATTGACAAATAATAAAGTTGAAATAAAACacaatgaaaaaattttaaaatcaactctaactctaaatttaaggccaaggatttaaattttgggttacaAGTATAAGAAGACGCGAAAAGATGATGTGCAAATTtagggttaaaaatttaaattttaggtcataaataaaaacagaagcaaaagcgaaaagatggaaaCGAAATTGACATAACTGACTCGGTTGACAGTGAATGGTATATTGATGTGTATACTACTAATATTTGTTAGCACGAACGCATGATTGATTGGTTTGAGAGTGTGTGTACATATCTGTATAAGACTGCAAGCGTGAGTACGCCGTCCTGACTCGTGCATGATTTATTGGTTACGGCATCACCAACGATTTACAGTTGGAGCCTGGGTTATACGGAAGGTAGTAGATGTTAGAGAAATCGGCCGGGGACGCACGAAGAGACTGACGGTGATAGCCCGTTTGCAAACAGACGTAGCAGCAAAGCAACGGAACTGCGATACCAGACCGTGTCCATCTCGTGAAAAAGCGACTTCTTTTCTTCGCCCTAAAATTCCTAGCTAACCTGGCTTTGGATGCGTGTTGCTTTCTTCCTCGACCGTGTTGAACGAGCCTGGGTCTGGCTTTGTGCGAACGCGACGCTGTTCTACTACCGTTCTACGCCGTTACCGTGTGTCTCACTCGGTTCCAAGGAAGGAAACCGTAAACGTCGCCGCGAGCTGCAAACTACGTGCTCTGGCGTTGCTGAACCATGCACACTgcagttttattttaaagatgACTGCAACTGAGGTAATATTTTGGTTAGATTTACACATAAAGGAATACGCAATTAATAGATCTTTCCGTGGACCAGTTCACGTTCGCATGGAACTGAGAAGAAAATGCAGACCGTTCAGCATTAGGAGGATCAGAGTAGTACCATTTATTGTCCCCTTTATGTATCTTAGGATCGATTTGACAAAATGAACTGATTTACTAGTAGTTTAGATGAGTGGGCTCCCATGCAGCGATTTATAAAGATCGAGCCAACTGTAGTAGTACTAGCCAGCAAGGGCGAGATGCAAGTAGATCAACATCTGGCAAAATTGGAAAAAGAAATGCCAGGACGGCAGGGAAGGGAAGAGAAGGAAGCGAATACTGATCAGTACTTCAGTTGCAAAATGAGGAGATACAAGCCGTTTCGCTGTGTCGAGGAACAAGAGGTAACTGTGGCCCAGTCCTATGGCCGTGCATCCACATCGAGTTCGGTTTTTCTAGTAATCATCGGTGCAAATGGACGATTTACGAAAGCTTAGCCTCACCTCAATGATAGAGAAACAAaggttcagaaaaaaaaaaggaaagcgaAACAGTGGAACGCGTGGAATGGTTCCTTGGAATAGCAATATTGAACTAACGCGGCTCTCGTTATCATACACTCGCCATCAATATAGCTATACCAATTTTTAAGCACAGAGGTAAATAGTAACGATAGTCAAGGAACAAAGAGAATGTCCATAGGACACATATAGTAGAACTTAACAGGTCCAATGGATTAGCTAAACCGGCTATTTTTAACCTTGAGTTCGCCTGTACGAAAGACTGAAACTAATAAGTACACCCAGAAACTGCTGAAATGATTTCTGCAATAAGCTTGACATCTACAGAGACGCTAGCTTGCCATTAGGAGTTCCTGTAAATCATCAAGCACCTATCGAACATCTATTTGGATGGTGGTATGGTACTAATGTCAAAGGAGCAGTGATTCTAGGAGGCATCTTTTAACCAAAGAGATAATAGATTAAAGTCAATATACATCCTAGAAtctccaaaaagaaaaaaaaaatcggccATCCTATTGCCTGCAAAACTCTAAAGAAAGCATTTTAGTACTGAAACACCCTAGTGCAAGACGCCAATTAGCACTTTCTTATAGGGAATTCCAGTTGATCCATAGGTAAAAAGTACTTAACCTTTTGTTTAAGCTCAAAACTATGGCAATCCAGTTGTCCAGTACAGCTATGCCTTACCATCAGTGTAAACCGACAGGTCAACTTCTCTAATCGCACCATCAGATCAACTCCTCTGAACCTACAAAGCTTCCATAGAAAACTTCCCGCCAACTCGGGCCCGCCTAGAGTTTCTCAACAGCCAGAAATAATGCAAGTGCtaaaatgtgatttttttttttaaaaaaaagaaatgatcaAACGCGCAAAAGCCCGCAGATTTAAACCTCAAACAACGAGTCTTTGGTCGTCTCGCCATCTCCGTGTCCGTGCCCTTCCTCATCTCCAACTCGAGCAGTTGCACCGACGAGCAGTTGCACCGATCACTCGAGCAGGCAGCGCGAAGCCAGCAGCTGGTCGTCGGGCCATGTCGAACGCCGACGTCGAGGCGGGAGGGCCTGGGAGAGAGGCGACGACGGGGATCAAGCCACCGCCGGGGAGGTACAACTCGAGCGGTAACGGGCCGaacgcggtggcgccggcgccgccgccgttctacTACTACGACcaaggggcggcggcgcaggatCGGCACCACCGGACGTGGGTGGTGCCGCTGGTGGTGATCGCCAACGTGGCCATGTTCGTGGTGGTGATGTACTACAACAACTGCCCAGCCAACGGCCGAGACTGCGTCGGCCGCAGCTTCCTCCGGCGACTCTCCTTCCAGCCGTTCAGGGAGAACCCCGTCCTCGGCCCCACGGCCGCCACGTAAGTCATCCCGCACgagcatctctctctctccattctcTGGCTTCGTCTCTCTCCGGTTTGTGATCTCGGTGAATCGTGGCAGGCTGCGGAAGTACGGGGCGCTGGACTGGAACAGGGTGGTGCACGGCAACCAGGCGTGGCGGCTGGAGACGAGCACCTGGCTGCACGCCGGCCTCATCCACCTCTTCGCCAACATGATCAGCCTCCTCATCATCGGCATCCGCCTCGAGCAGCAGTTTGGATTCTGTGAGCCCCCATTCCGAGCCTTTCAGTGAAGACGACTCCGTCAAGAGCAGCAATGGTGTATGTAAAATGTCCCggcgttttctttttttctgacCGGCGTTCGTCTCTGCCGTCCTGCAGGGAAGGTCGGGCTGGTGTACCTCGTCTCCGGCTTCGGCGGGAGCGTCCTCTCCGTGCTCTTCATCAGCAGGAATGGCATCACCGTCGGCGCCTCCGGAGCCCTCTtcggcctcctcggcgcgATGCTCTCGGAGCTCATCACCAACTGGACCATCTACAGCAACAGAGTAggctttctcctcctcctctgcttgaTTCATCAGGCATTTTGCTCCAGACCAGTCACCTGACGCAGAGTGAACCATCTGCAGTGTGCAGCCATGGCGAACCTGATCATCATCGCCGCCATCAACCTGGCGCTGGGTATACTCCCCCGCGTAGACAACTTCGCGCACATTGGAGGGTTCGCCACCGGGTTCCTCCTCGGCTTCGTGCTGTTGATCCAGCCCCAGTTCGGATGGTCGGCGCACCCCTCTGGTACCAAGTCCAGGTACAACGCGTTCCAGATCGTGCTCCTGGTTCTCTCCGTGGCCTTGTTGATAGCTGGGTAAGTAAGCTTGTTTCTTTCTGTCAAAAAACATGGAATTCTTGAGGAGCACAATATTGTATGATCGAAATGGGGTCAGGAGTGCCTAATCTGAGGCCATGTATGCATAAACAGGTTTGCAGCTGGGTTGATCAGTGTATTCAAGGGAGTCGACGGCAACGCTCACTGCAGCTGGTGCCATTATCTTACCTGCGTGCCAACCTCCAGCTGGAAATGCGACAAATGAACAGGAAATCCAGCGACCTCTCACTGCAGGGGAGAATGCCGCCCAGCCCAGCTCAAGAGGACACCATCGAGATAAATAGTAGATGATATAATGTACTGATAATTGAGGCTGCCTTATAAATTTTACGCTGTATAGAACCAGTGCCATCCATTCTTACCTGTATTCGTCTGTGCGGTGTTGACAGTAGTACTAATTCTGCTTGTATATGTTGAACTATGTAAAGTTCCCCTGCCTTTTTTACTGGTCAATCGGTCAGTTCCTGTCTAAAGAAAATGTGGCCTGTCTCATTTGCAAGTTACTCAAAAACATCACTCGAAGGTTGAATTATTTCACTAGCTGAACAAATTCCTATGATCAATATGCATGAAAgatgaaacatatatacttGACATTTAATTTGTACAAGGATTTAACAAAATAACTTGTGCGACCTGCAATAATAGTTCGTGTTATGGGAAGGAACATGGATGCACAACAAACACAACATTTTTCACAACACAAGCCTATAAATATCAACCAGAAGTATCTTGTCAAATTGAGGGAAGCCACAAAATATCAAGACTTGCACCACAACGCTATGCACCTAACTCATCactgaagaaaaaagaatagatTGACGAAACGAATGACCACCTTGATTAATCTATTTCCTCATTAACCTGATAGGTACTAACTTTCACCCCATCCCCAAAAGGTCAAAATCAGGGGatcgtcaattaaaaaaagaagtgttataaacataagcagacaTTAAACTATAGCGATGTTAATGGTAGCTTCCAATGTGTTTTAGTAGCCACAAGTATTTTCTCCATGCGACCTGATTCAGGCTCAGCGTCATGCACCTGAGCAATCCACCGAATGGACTGAGCAACCTGTGCTGCCTTGTCGATCACATCTGGGGAGTCCCGTATAATAGCAGTTCCTTCTGGGCGCAGTATGCGATCCATCTc
This window harbors:
- the LOC102703770 gene encoding RHOMBOID-like protein 2 — encoded protein: MIKRAKARRFKPQTTSLWSSRHLRVRALPHLQLEQLHRRAVAPITRAGSAKPAAGRRAMSNADVEAGGPGREATTGIKPPPGRYNSSGNGPNAVAPAPPPFYYYDQGAAAQDRHHRTWVVPLVVIANVAMFVVVMYYNNCPANGRDCVGRSFLRRLSFQPFRENPVLGPTAATLRKYGALDWNRVVHGNQAWRLETSTWLHAGLIHLFANMISLLIIGIRLEQQFGFWKVGLVYLVSGFGGSVLSVLFISRNGITVGASGALFGLLGAMLSELITNWTIYSNRCAAMANLIIIAAINLALGILPRVDNFAHIGGFATGFLLGFVLLIQPQFGWSAHPSGTKSRYNAFQIVLLVLSVALLIAGFAAGLISVFKGVDGNAHCSWCHYLTCVPTSSWKCDK